A region of Solibacillus isronensis DNA encodes the following proteins:
- a CDS encoding DUF4017 family protein, with translation MKTIIPLLAYLIVCIIAVMLPASDGYNAIGWKLLIGQIYAIPVLIVAILVTLFINKRHSHKTNF, from the coding sequence ATGAAAACAATTATTCCTTTATTAGCTTATTTAATCGTTTGTATAATCGCTGTTATGCTACCTGCTTCTGATGGTTATAATGCGATAGGCTGGAAATTGCTAATTGGACAAATTTATGCAATACCTGTCTTAATCGTTGCCATTTTAGTTACTTTATTTATTAATAAAAGACATTCTCATAAAACTAACTTTTAA
- a CDS encoding DUF2268 domain-containing putative Zn-dependent protease (predicted Zn-dependent protease with a strongly conserved HExxH motif) — MEIIQLTPQLLNDNKDNSHIYLYNMIHPTINSNSWMNEWQDIVSRFQLFKFLDLPTEDILAHSWNEELIEQVVNETVQLVKQRIELDDNLQITIVPALPFPWFSNIDQSIWTNGFTNSSQSIWIAIPADPDLSFLRYLLAHELHHAAPQNPIYKLTLEQFPLKDWYKMEGTAEYFSLQLFEDKRWWSDSFTLEVEENYIAEAKKFLNTNDDAIKGPLCFGSVKQQIPYMAGYSFAYNAVKDYIKRYPIENLNQLFEIDPEDLVMTYKLHSTKN, encoded by the coding sequence ATGGAAATCATACAATTAACACCTCAATTATTAAATGATAATAAAGATAACAGTCATATTTATTTATATAATATGATTCACCCTACGATCAATTCAAATAGTTGGATGAATGAATGGCAAGATATTGTATCACGTTTTCAACTTTTTAAATTCTTAGACTTGCCAACAGAAGATATACTTGCTCACAGTTGGAATGAGGAATTGATTGAACAGGTTGTTAATGAAACCGTCCAACTTGTTAAACAGCGTATTGAACTTGATGATAATTTACAAATCACAATTGTACCTGCACTTCCTTTTCCTTGGTTTTCGAATATAGACCAATCGATTTGGACAAATGGATTTACGAATAGTAGTCAGAGCATTTGGATTGCTATTCCTGCAGATCCGGACCTATCATTCTTACGCTATTTACTAGCACACGAGCTACATCATGCAGCACCGCAAAATCCTATTTATAAGTTAACACTTGAGCAATTCCCACTTAAAGATTGGTACAAAATGGAGGGGACAGCTGAATATTTTAGCTTGCAATTATTTGAAGATAAACGCTGGTGGAGCGATAGTTTTACTTTAGAAGTAGAAGAAAATTATATTGCAGAAGCAAAAAAATTTTTAAATACAAATGATGATGCAATTAAAGGACCACTTTGCTTCGGAAGCGTAAAACAACAAATTCCTTATATGGCTGGTTATTCGTTTGCCTACAATGCTGTAAAGGATTATATAAAACGTTATCCAATTGAAAATTTAAATCAACTATTTGAGATTGATCCGGAAGATCTTGTTATGACATATAAGTTACATAGCACAAAAAATTAA
- a CDS encoding NUDIX hydrolase — protein sequence MRDRASVIIVEKDKVALIKRIRDNSIYFVFPGGGIENGETPEEGAKREAYEELGVEVKINECLAKIEYNGTQHFFLTEIINGTFGTGQGEEYTDKERARGIYLPMWVDIKMLSCIDVKPKEVALKVQSLFNL from the coding sequence ATGAGGGATAGAGCTTCAGTAATAATAGTAGAAAAAGACAAAGTAGCGTTAATTAAAAGAATTAGAGATAACTCGATTTACTTTGTTTTTCCTGGAGGAGGAATAGAAAATGGGGAAACTCCAGAAGAAGGAGCTAAAAGAGAAGCATATGAAGAATTGGGAGTAGAGGTAAAGATCAATGAGTGCTTAGCAAAAATTGAATATAATGGAACTCAACACTTTTTCTTAACTGAAATCATTAATGGAACATTTGGTACTGGACAAGGTGAAGAATACACAGACAAAGAGAGAGCGAGAGGAATATATTTGCCAATGTGGGTAGATATAAAAATGTTATCGTGTATTGACGTTAAACCAAAAGAAGTAGCTTTAAAAGTTCAGTCCTTATTTAATTTATGA
- a CDS encoding GNAT family N-acetyltransferase codes for MKKVELIKSSEMKNAFISLFNIYVHELSKYNPLLGTQIDSQGNYLSEQVEQLIDDESLNSFCITENKKPIGFVVFSHSGSNEENVCSIDEIFLIQTSRGRGICESICKEFWSKNRGVCTLHVLKANRPSVTYWEKLISRCGYTYEKLEENEQMWGYEIRLDSGGEF; via the coding sequence GTGAAAAAAGTGGAATTAATAAAATCATCAGAAATGAAAAATGCATTTATAAGTTTATTTAATATATATGTCCATGAACTTTCAAAATATAATCCTTTGCTTGGGACGCAGATTGATAGCCAAGGTAATTATTTATCGGAGCAAGTTGAACAACTTATAGATGATGAGAGTCTGAATTCATTTTGTATAACCGAGAATAAGAAACCCATAGGATTTGTTGTATTTTCCCATTCTGGTAGTAATGAAGAAAATGTGTGTTCTATCGATGAAATCTTCTTAATTCAAACAAGCAGAGGAAGAGGAATATGTGAAAGCATATGTAAAGAATTTTGGAGTAAGAATAGAGGAGTTTGCACATTGCATGTATTAAAAGCAAACCGCCCTTCAGTAACATATTGGGAAAAACTGATTTCTAGATGCGGATATACTTACGAAAAGTTAGAAGAAAATGAACAGATGTGGGGTTATGAAATTAGACTTGACTCAGGTGGAGAATTTTAA
- a CDS encoding NUDIX hydrolase, whose translation MFVVNVEGAIRRNEKWLLIHRSEKEEHAGGGLSLVGGKCEIEGDSSDILERTLKREVFEEVGSEIRGIKYVNSSSFVTESGINVIDIVFLCHHKSGEPYAKSTEEVDDVIWMTTSEVLAHTELPLFLKENIKLAEKILQDNLQVEY comes from the coding sequence ATGTTTGTAGTAAATGTAGAAGGGGCAATTCGTCGCAATGAGAAATGGCTTTTAATCCACAGAAGTGAAAAGGAAGAGCATGCTGGTGGAGGGCTCTCATTAGTAGGAGGAAAGTGTGAAATTGAAGGTGATTCATCTGATATTCTGGAAAGAACATTAAAACGAGAAGTTTTTGAAGAAGTAGGTAGCGAAATTAGAGGCATTAAATATGTAAATAGCTCCTCCTTCGTGACAGAATCAGGGATAAATGTAATTGATATCGTTTTCCTATGTCATCATAAGTCTGGAGAGCCTTACGCTAAAAGTACTGAAGAAGTGGATGATGTTATTTGGATGACTACATCAGAGGTTCTTGCACATACGGAACTACCTTTATTTCTAAAAGAAAACATTAAACTTGCAGAGAAAATACTACAAGATAATTTACAGGTGGAATATTAG
- a CDS encoding nucleotidyltransferase domain-containing protein, with the protein MSFEQCQNVTSLMAKFNKTWFVAGGWAIDLFMGKETRAHKDIEIAIFRKDQQNLKAYLKEWNFKKIIKSEFHNWGNEFLELPIHEIHATNKLNGDQIEVLLNEAKDNDWKFRRDLRISSPLNSVWSYSEIGIPYLNPEIVLLYKAKNTREKDHQDFNTVKDHLGYKKRQWLKSALELHTPEHNWIKFLI; encoded by the coding sequence ATGTCATTTGAACAATGCCAAAATGTAACTTCTTTGATGGCGAAATTTAATAAAACTTGGTTCGTTGCTGGAGGGTGGGCGATTGATCTTTTTATGGGAAAAGAAACAAGAGCACATAAAGATATAGAGATTGCTATATTTCGAAAAGACCAGCAAAATTTAAAAGCGTATCTTAAAGAATGGAATTTTAAGAAAATAATTAAAAGTGAATTCCATAATTGGGGAAATGAATTTTTAGAGTTACCTATACACGAAATTCATGCTACCAATAAGTTAAATGGAGATCAAATTGAAGTTCTTCTAAACGAAGCAAAAGATAATGATTGGAAATTCAGAAGAGATTTGAGGATTTCCTCACCACTAAATTCAGTGTGGAGTTATTCTGAAATTGGTATTCCCTATCTAAATCCAGAAATAGTACTTTTATATAAGGCGAAGAATACAAGAGAAAAAGACCATCAAGATTTTAATACTGTAAAGGACCATCTTGGTTATAAGAAGAGACAATGGCTTAAATCAGCACTTGAACTTCACACACCCGAACATAATTGGATTAAATTTTTAATCTGA
- a CDS encoding GNAT family N-acetyltransferase: MLLLWRENDLNDLFTIDCGEILLREFRIEDVDAIYELTSQPEVYEFLPDWRSTREQRLDWVTNYEIPENKEFLANVPSIGERWLKLGIVLKETDEFIGFCNTGIKEELSGPNREVAYSISKHFRNKGYTTQAVNGLINYLFKNNDVEQLNAVVLPRNVASNKVLDKCGFQLSGNIKIEDQLYYHYTLLKSEFNKIN, encoded by the coding sequence ATGTTATTGCTTTGGAGGGAAAATGATTTGAATGATTTATTTACAATAGACTGCGGTGAAATTTTATTAAGAGAGTTTAGAATAGAAGATGTAGATGCTATTTATGAACTGACTTCACAACCCGAAGTTTATGAGTTTTTGCCGGATTGGCGTTCGACTAGGGAACAAAGGTTAGACTGGGTTACAAATTATGAGATTCCGGAAAATAAAGAGTTTTTAGCTAATGTTCCAAGCATAGGTGAAAGGTGGCTGAAGTTGGGAATTGTTTTAAAAGAAACTGACGAATTTATTGGTTTCTGTAATACTGGTATTAAAGAGGAACTAAGTGGACCGAATAGAGAAGTTGCTTACTCTATTTCTAAGCATTTTAGAAACAAGGGGTACACAACCCAAGCAGTAAATGGGTTAATAAATTACTTATTTAAAAACAACGATGTTGAACAATTAAATGCTGTAGTTCTTCCGCGTAATGTAGCTTCAAATAAAGTATTAGATAAATGTGGCTTTCAACTTAGTGGGAATATTAAGATAGAAGATCAATTATATTATCATTACACGTTACTAAAAAGTGAATTTAATAAGATTAACTAA
- a CDS encoding NUDIX hydrolase, translating to MTTTYANWGESRVKLTWEKNTLLPQYNLITSVHGFCFQDDQLLLVDLNDRGWDFPSGHIEPEETPEECFKREALEEGYIEGECRLLGYIIVDHHDNPMWNESSPYPKVGFQVFYKMNITKLLPFEGRYESTQRIFINPKDISNYYPKWNIIYQEIMKCTI from the coding sequence ATGACTACAACTTACGCCAATTGGGGTGAATCAAGAGTTAAATTAACATGGGAAAAAAATACCTTACTCCCTCAATATAATTTAATTACAAGTGTACATGGTTTTTGTTTTCAGGATGATCAACTCTTATTAGTCGACTTAAATGATAGGGGATGGGATTTCCCTTCTGGACACATTGAACCTGAGGAAACTCCTGAAGAATGCTTTAAACGGGAAGCTTTAGAAGAAGGTTATATTGAAGGAGAATGTAGGTTGTTAGGGTACATAATCGTAGACCATCATGACAATCCAATGTGGAACGAAAGCAGTCCATATCCAAAAGTCGGTTTTCAGGTATTTTATAAAATGAATATTACTAAACTTTTACCATTTGAAGGAAGATATGAATCCACCCAACGTATCTTTATAAATCCTAAAGACATTTCTAACTATTATCCAAAATGGAATATAATTTATCAGGAAATAATGAAATGTACTATATAG
- a CDS encoding NUDIX hydrolase, which translates to MNYIKSLRSIIGTRPIIAPGSAIIVMNKENELLLQLRSDTKDWGIPGGGMELGDSFEETAKKELYEETGLITNRLEVLGVASGKEFYYKFPHGDEIYNATVIFKASEISGDIRKDEESLELAYFPLESLPDLNYTTQKILEKIGYIK; encoded by the coding sequence ATGAACTATATTAAATCACTTAGGAGTATTATTGGAACAAGACCAATTATTGCTCCTGGATCAGCAATCATCGTGATGAATAAGGAAAATGAGTTATTATTACAATTACGCTCAGATACTAAAGATTGGGGAATCCCAGGAGGCGGGATGGAGTTGGGCGATAGTTTTGAAGAAACAGCTAAAAAAGAATTGTATGAAGAAACGGGACTCATTACAAATCGCTTAGAGGTTTTAGGAGTAGCTTCAGGTAAAGAGTTTTATTACAAATTTCCTCATGGGGATGAGATATACAATGCCACTGTTATCTTTAAGGCTAGTGAGATAAGTGGGGATATAAGGAAAGATGAAGAAAGTTTGGAGTTGGCTTATTTTCCATTAGAATCTTTACCCGACTTAAATTATACTACCCAAAAAATTTTAGAAAAGATTGGATACATAAAGTAA
- a CDS encoding spore coat protein: MPVTGNQNTEDNLEVIQTQNQGLLIQNSHTVDVTQTEVQGLVVVQAALQAAIEAAVVVLGSNENADVSNLQSIAQNLAVTQTETQNVTIIDSDAITVRQTEVQIDVVVQAAIQLLAQLALRVA; the protein is encoded by the coding sequence ATGCCAGTTACTGGAAACCAAAATACTGAAGATAATTTAGAAGTAATTCAAACTCAAAATCAAGGGTTATTGATTCAAAATTCTCATACTGTTGACGTAACTCAAACGGAAGTACAAGGTCTTGTGGTAGTTCAAGCTGCCCTACAAGCTGCTATCGAAGCTGCAGTTGTAGTTTTAGGCTCCAATGAAAATGCTGATGTAAGCAATCTTCAAAGCATAGCTCAAAATTTAGCAGTTACTCAAACCGAAACACAAAACGTTACTATTATTGACTCTGATGCAATTACTGTAAGACAAACAGAAGTTCAAATTGACGTAGTAGTTCAAGCAGCCATCCAATTATTAGCTCAGTTAGCTTTAAGAGTCGCTTAA
- a CDS encoding GNAT family N-acetyltransferase, with translation MGIRKVELNDYPQISSLLTQLDYPDTELFIKGKIETLLKDPNEELLVFEEDKVIMALISVHFIPQLAVKGDFARISYFAVDKNIRSKGIGRKIEEYCTELAIKRKCDRVEVHCHSRRIDAHRFYIRQGFEESPKYFIKMLPQSK, from the coding sequence ATGGGCATTAGAAAAGTGGAGCTTAATGATTACCCCCAGATATCTTCATTATTAACACAGTTAGATTATCCAGATACAGAACTTTTTATAAAAGGAAAAATTGAAACACTTCTAAAGGATCCAAATGAGGAATTATTAGTGTTTGAAGAAGATAAAGTAATAATGGCTTTAATTTCTGTTCATTTTATACCTCAATTAGCTGTTAAAGGGGATTTCGCAAGAATAAGCTATTTTGCTGTTGATAAAAACATAAGAAGTAAGGGAATAGGGCGTAAGATTGAGGAATACTGTACTGAATTGGCTATAAAGAGAAAGTGCGACAGAGTTGAAGTACATTGTCATTCAAGAAGAATTGATGCACATAGATTTTATATACGACAAGGATTTGAAGAGTCACCAAAATATTTTATTAAAATGTTACCACAGTCTAAGTAA
- a CDS encoding YesK family protein, producing the protein MNALMLEGWTPILLCGIVFAIGMYITSRNVSRKALILTATVLSLICIGLIIFSKDIVGGWDGILLAYFAITIFAGVWIGTFIGVSPKR; encoded by the coding sequence ATGAATGCTTTGATGTTAGAGGGATGGACTCCTATATTACTATGCGGGATTGTGTTTGCAATTGGGATGTATATAACATCTCGTAATGTTTCAAGAAAAGCTTTAATTTTAACCGCCACTGTATTAAGTCTAATTTGTATTGGATTAATTATTTTTAGCAAGGATATAGTTGGTGGTTGGGATGGGATCCTTTTGGCTTATTTCGCCATTACTATTTTTGCAGGTGTATGGATAGGTACTTTTATTGGTGTTTCCCCAAAGAGGTAA
- a CDS encoding CAP domain-containing protein, with protein MNKKWLATSLCAATLFATSFTAADAASLNTEEKKGTNTQHIQIIKGENYQGLALKIIDQISSKNGEFEILSKDLINKALVNLDTNKLIKEGKVVQAEKATTNKDTQKESTNKKVEKEDKAPQAPAKEKATPVTNNNNAKAPEVPAKEEATPVTNNNSAKAPQAPAKEETAPETNNTNTTQATPVTNNNTQAPSNTNNQQAEAPAKTTTNNASQSVSEFEKQVVDLTNAERTKAGLKPLEIHSPLMAVAHAKSADMAKNNYFSHTSPTFGSPFDQIKSAGISYRSAGENIAQGQRTPQQVVQAWMDSPGHRQNIMNANYTHIGVGFVEDGYYWTQQFIQL; from the coding sequence ATGAATAAAAAATGGTTAGCAACATCATTATGTGCAGCAACATTATTTGCAACATCTTTTACTGCAGCAGATGCAGCAAGTTTAAATACAGAGGAAAAGAAAGGTACAAATACTCAACATATCCAAATTATTAAAGGCGAAAATTATCAAGGGTTGGCTTTAAAGATAATTGATCAAATTTCTTCAAAAAATGGAGAGTTCGAGATTTTATCTAAAGATTTAATCAACAAAGCTTTGGTAAATCTAGATACTAATAAATTAATTAAAGAGGGCAAAGTAGTACAAGCAGAAAAAGCTACTACTAATAAAGATACTCAAAAAGAATCTACTAATAAAAAAGTAGAAAAAGAGGATAAAGCACCTCAAGCACCAGCAAAAGAAAAAGCTACACCAGTAACAAATAACAATAATGCAAAAGCACCTGAAGTACCAGCAAAAGAAGAAGCTACACCGGTAACAAACAACAACAGTGCAAAAGCACCTCAAGCACCGGCAAAAGAAGAAACTGCACCAGAAACTAATAATACAAATACAACACAAGCTACACCTGTGACAAATAATAATACACAAGCACCATCAAACACAAATAACCAACAAGCAGAAGCACCAGCAAAAACAACGACTAACAATGCTAGTCAATCAGTTTCTGAATTTGAAAAACAAGTAGTAGACTTAACAAATGCAGAACGTACAAAAGCAGGCTTAAAACCGCTTGAAATACATTCTCCATTAATGGCTGTAGCCCATGCAAAATCAGCAGATATGGCGAAAAATAATTACTTTTCACATACTAGCCCAACTTTCGGTAGCCCGTTTGATCAGATTAAATCTGCAGGGATTTCATACCGTTCTGCTGGTGAAAATATTGCACAAGGTCAAAGAACACCACAACAAGTGGTACAAGCATGGATGGATTCACCTGGACACCGTCAAAACATTATGAATGCCAATTACACACATATTGGTGTAGGGTTTGTTGAAGATGGTTACTATTGGACACAACAATTTATTCAACTATAA
- a CDS encoding DUF5412 domain-containing protein, whose product MTANSTIKGARRKKIVKIALIMGLLFMGFIGYGVYWAFFDMKRLPTGEYLTEETSPDGTYTLKAYVSSPSLSADAVRGELVFNEQNGKTKNIYWNYRESTAKIEWLDNKTVVINGHTLEVPKEKFDFRNQ is encoded by the coding sequence ATGACTGCTAACTCAACAATAAAAGGGGCAAGGCGAAAAAAGATAGTAAAGATTGCACTCATTATGGGCTTATTATTTATGGGGTTTATTGGATATGGAGTTTATTGGGCATTTTTCGATATGAAAAGGTTGCCTACTGGTGAATATCTTACGGAAGAAACCTCTCCTGATGGTACGTATACTTTAAAAGCCTATGTATCGAGTCCAAGCTTAAGTGCTGATGCTGTACGAGGTGAATTAGTATTTAATGAGCAAAATGGTAAAACAAAAAATATCTATTGGAATTACCGAGAATCAACAGCCAAAATTGAGTGGTTAGATAATAAAACAGTAGTTATTAATGGACATACTCTTGAAGTTCCTAAAGAAAAATTCGATTTTCGTAATCAATAA
- a CDS encoding DUF1835 domain-containing protein: protein MSDEMKEMINHLDDTELKSLLLQVFLRMQLVEERKGYSEQQFFLDVKNIYTDLLAYKNNQASNLQTQFHTTHLVFGDSPVGSLRVALKESDLIQHENIINISDIFSIGPIWNLHTSEGINNRYNWLRTHISMDDEVLFTYEDNFNKNILALEQIPSHHKIIIWSGENAHEQTALRLMLYILKEKTNDIVMININEAYKMHFDRAEIEFTPRHMGEISANQLKQMYENNKNSHVLTQTERKTFEQQWLQLCVEKEVLRIWENNEIVSVSENYYDEYIVDTVRNFEENNPFIKTARIIGEVMGHLNQYIGDRFIEYRVIRLIMNGVFDMEGVLTAMRYYSIKIK, encoded by the coding sequence ATGTCTGATGAAATGAAAGAAATGATTAATCATTTGGATGATACAGAATTAAAATCATTATTACTTCAAGTCTTTTTGCGTATGCAATTAGTTGAGGAGAGAAAAGGTTATTCAGAGCAGCAATTCTTTTTAGATGTAAAAAATATATATACCGACCTGTTAGCGTATAAAAATAATCAAGCAAGTAACCTACAAACACAATTTCACACAACTCATCTTGTCTTTGGTGATTCACCCGTTGGTAGTTTAAGGGTCGCTTTAAAAGAGTCCGATTTAATACAACATGAAAACATCATTAACATCTCAGATATATTTTCGATAGGTCCTATTTGGAACTTACATACGTCAGAAGGTATCAATAATCGCTACAACTGGTTGCGTACTCATATAAGTATGGATGATGAAGTGCTATTTACTTACGAAGACAACTTTAATAAAAACATATTAGCGCTCGAGCAAATTCCAAGCCATCATAAAATTATTATTTGGTCTGGAGAAAATGCACATGAGCAAACCGCCTTACGATTAATGCTCTATATATTAAAAGAAAAAACAAACGATATTGTGATGATCAATATCAATGAAGCTTATAAAATGCATTTTGATCGAGCTGAAATTGAATTTACCCCACGACATATGGGTGAAATTTCAGCGAATCAATTAAAACAAATGTATGAAAATAATAAAAATAGTCATGTACTCACACAAACAGAACGTAAAACATTCGAACAACAATGGTTACAACTATGTGTTGAAAAAGAGGTTTTACGCATCTGGGAAAATAACGAAATCGTAAGTGTTTCAGAAAATTACTATGATGAGTACATCGTGGATACAGTGAGAAATTTTGAAGAAAATAATCCCTTTATAAAAACAGCCAGAATTATAGGCGAAGTAATGGGCCATTTAAATCAATATATTGGCGACCGCTTTATCGAGTATCGTGTCATACGCTTAATTATGAATGGCGTCTTCGATATGGAAGGTGTGCTGACAGCAATGCGCTATTATAGCATTAAAATCAAATAA
- a CDS encoding aspartyl-phosphate phosphatase Spo0E family protein yields MPTILKKVNTKKNVETLRTAMIKSGTENGLNHPTTIKLSQNLDKLLNEYTLIFSN; encoded by the coding sequence ATGCCTACTATTTTAAAAAAGGTAAACACTAAAAAAAATGTTGAAACACTTAGAACTGCAATGATAAAGTCTGGTACTGAAAATGGTCTAAATCATCCAACTACTATAAAATTAAGTCAGAACTTAGATAAATTGCTAAATGAATATACTCTAATTTTCAGCAATTAA
- a CDS encoding nitrate/nitrite transporter — MGNDKFEIEARYSISMGGMMIQGSWRALMWIGLSELCALSLWYSASVIAPELIDLWNLSPNSEAWFSASVPIGFVVGALFSAYFGIADRFNARKVFAISAFLGALLNALLIFADSSFIGILLRILTGITLAGIYPVAVKMLSEWFPRKRGLAIGILIAALTLGSSLPHFIVIFFSSLSWKYVIICSSVLALFSAFVVSVILDDAPVKSKRLPFSLKVLKKVIKNKPVMLANYGYFGHMWELYAMWTWLPLFMTASFSTYSPEIPHWVIGLSSFISIGIAGGIGCVIGGLISDKIGRANLTIISMLISASCSIMIGFTFGQYILLTIIISIIWGISIIADSAQFSAAVSEIAEEEYVGTALTFQMCIGFLVTIFSINLIPVIQRMIGWEWAFFILAIGPILGTITMFKYKRYEFRNEKV, encoded by the coding sequence GTGGGAAATGATAAATTCGAGATAGAAGCGCGGTATTCTATTTCAATGGGGGGTATGATGATTCAAGGTTCATGGAGAGCATTAATGTGGATTGGATTATCAGAATTGTGTGCTTTAAGCTTATGGTATAGTGCTTCAGTTATTGCACCAGAACTAATTGATCTTTGGAATCTCAGCCCTAATTCGGAGGCTTGGTTTTCGGCTTCTGTTCCTATTGGTTTTGTAGTTGGTGCATTATTTAGTGCTTATTTTGGGATTGCTGACCGTTTCAACGCTCGAAAGGTTTTTGCGATATCGGCATTTTTAGGTGCACTATTAAATGCCTTATTAATTTTTGCCGATTCAAGTTTTATCGGAATTCTATTAAGGATATTAACTGGAATAACACTCGCCGGTATATATCCAGTCGCTGTCAAAATGTTATCAGAATGGTTTCCAAGAAAACGTGGGTTGGCGATCGGAATTTTAATTGCCGCCTTAACATTAGGATCATCATTACCCCATTTTATTGTAATATTCTTTTCTTCATTAAGTTGGAAGTATGTAATTATTTGCAGCTCAGTACTGGCTTTATTTTCAGCCTTTGTTGTTTCGGTTATATTAGATGATGCCCCCGTAAAATCCAAAAGATTGCCATTTTCTTTAAAAGTATTAAAAAAAGTGATAAAGAATAAACCAGTAATGCTTGCAAACTACGGTTACTTCGGCCATATGTGGGAATTATATGCGATGTGGACATGGCTTCCCTTATTTATGACTGCCAGTTTTTCAACCTATTCACCAGAAATTCCTCATTGGGTTATTGGACTGTCATCTTTTATTTCGATTGGAATTGCAGGTGGTATTGGTTGTGTGATTGGTGGACTAATCTCAGATAAAATCGGAAGAGCAAATTTAACGATTATTTCAATGTTGATCAGTGCTAGTTGCTCAATCATGATAGGTTTTACATTTGGTCAATATATTTTGTTAACGATTATAATTTCTATTATTTGGGGGATATCCATTATAGCTGATTCCGCTCAATTTTCCGCAGCTGTATCAGAAATAGCCGAAGAGGAGTATGTAGGTACAGCACTTACTTTTCAAATGTGTATCGGATTCTTGGTTACTATATTTTCGATAAATCTGATCCCTGTTATTCAGAGAATGATCGGTTGGGAATGGGCATTTTTTATACTTGCGATTGGACCTATACTCGGAACTATAACAATGTTTAAATATAAACGTTACGAATTCAGAAATGAGAAAGTATGA
- a CDS encoding sigma-70 family RNA polymerase sigma factor encodes MENLLEKATAGDQQAILELIEQDEEVLYPIAYTYLKNEQDALDAMQEMTYKALKKMHTVKQPEFARTWLVRVLINCCNDMLKKRIQTVEIEETSLSEAPVYSDISRLLNLLTLTEQQLVYAKYFQQLKNNEIAELQNIPEGTVKSRLHAILKKLRKAAGQKEDWL; translated from the coding sequence TTGGAAAACTTACTCGAAAAAGCTACCGCTGGGGATCAACAAGCAATCCTGGAACTGATTGAACAAGACGAGGAAGTGCTTTACCCGATCGCATATACATATTTGAAAAATGAGCAGGACGCACTTGATGCGATGCAAGAAATGACCTATAAGGCACTGAAAAAAATGCACACCGTTAAACAGCCCGAATTTGCGCGTACTTGGCTCGTACGTGTACTCATCAACTGCTGTAACGATATGCTGAAAAAACGGATCCAAACCGTGGAAATTGAAGAGACCAGCCTTAGTGAAGCCCCAGTTTATTCGGACATCAGTCGTCTTCTTAACTTACTTACGCTTACAGAACAACAGCTTGTTTACGCAAAATATTTCCAGCAGCTGAAAAACAATGAAATTGCCGAACTGCAAAATATTCCAGAAGGCACCGTTAAATCACGGCTGCACGCCATTTTAAAAAAACTGCGTAAAGCCGCTGGACAGAAGGAGGATTGGCTATGA
- a CDS encoding YrzI family small protein yields the protein MILNFFTLSIAITKREREISREKALHEEKVKKIFEENKRKVEDYTRQRHY from the coding sequence ATGATATTAAACTTTTTTACCCTTTCGATAGCTATTACAAAACGTGAGCGTGAGATCTCTCGTGAGAAAGCACTTCATGAAGAGAAAGTAAAAAAAATCTTTGAAGAGAACAAAAGAAAAGTAGAAGATTACACTCGTCAACGTCATTATTAA